The Gemmatimonas sp. UBA7669 genome contains the following window.
GCCGAGCGCATAGTGCTCGAGCGCATGCCCAAGACTGAACAGGAAGAGCAGCAATGCGCCTTCGGCCCACTCCCCCAACGCCGCGGCGCCAGCCGCGGCCACGACCATCAGCAGGTCGATGTTGAAGTGGAACTTGCCGCGCCGCAGGTCGCGCAGAAAATGCCCGACGTTGTCGCGCGCGCCGAACACGTACGCCGCGATGAAGAGCGCCAGCGACACGCCGGGGGCGGCCGCCTGCGAGCGCTCGAGCAACCATCCGCCCAGCAGGAAGACGCCTGACGCCAGGCTCCATGCGAGCTCGCGGTTCCGCGCGTACCAGCCACGTGGGGCGCCGTCCGAGGCGGCATCCTCGCCGACATCCGCACCGTGATCGTCGTCCCCTCGGTCCTGTGTGAGCTCCGGGGCCGCGGTCGGCGCATCGCCGTTGGCCGAAGCCGCGCCGCTTGCCATCGGACGTGTACCAGCTGCCGCTGGCGTCGGTACGCTGCGCAGCGTCTCGTCCGCGACGGCATCGCGAGCGCCATTGCTGCCCGCTCGGTCACCGCCGTCGACGTCACGGGCGGTGGGCCCCGTCGACGCAGGCCGCGCCTGCGCCGACGCGGGCGCTCGCCCATCAGCGCTGGAGTTGCGCGCCGACACGCCTGGCAGCAACGCACTGAGGTCGGGCGCGGCGCCGGCCCCGCGCAGCTGCTCGCCAATCGCCGACGGGGTGGTTTGCCCGCGGTCGTATTCCACGCGCACCACCTGACCGGCCAAACTCACCGACACGTGCGTGATGCCGGGCGTGTCCGACAGCACTGATTCGATGCGTTGCGCGTCGTCTTCGCTAGTGATCGCGCGGATGGGCACGAGCAAGTGCGCAAACTGGCCGGTCACCTCCGCACCGGCGGCGCGGGCGAGCGCGGTCACCGCGTTCAGCGTAACCCGGGCGGGATCGTAGTGGAGGCACAGTACCGGCGTGTCCACCGTGCGCGGCTCGCGGCCCGTGGCTGTCCGGGTCGATGAGGATGACGAGGACGCACCCGCCACTATGACGGCGGAGGCGGTCTCCGGCTCTACGTCCCCGGGCAGCATGACGTGCACGCGCACCACGCCATCGCGCTGCCCCAGCAGCTGCGTCAGGCGGGCCACACACCGGTCGCGCGCGTCCGGCACGTCCGGCAGCAGCAGGGGAATATCAATGCGTGTCACGTGTTGCATGCGACGTCCTCGTGTCTCGTGGAAACGGTGATCCGTTGGGGGGTGGCAGACAGCAGGTGATCCAGCACGTGGCCAACCGCTTGACCGACCGCACGCGTGAACCCCGCAGTGCGTAGGGTTTGCTGGTTTGCGGCGCGAGCGCTCAACATCCGCGCGTCCTGGGTGGGAGCTGCGCGCAGCGCTCCGCGCGCGTCGGCTCGAGTGCGACCGGGTCCGTTCCTCCGCGGGCGTGGAAGCGTGTGAGCGCGTGCCGTGCCTCCTGCTGCACGAGCACATTCGTATCGCGGCTTGCCACGCGCAGCGCCGCATCAACCGCGGGCGCGTACGAGGCGGTGCGGGTCCCGAGGGCCTGCACCGCCGCCAAGCGGACCGCGGGCGCGGGGTCGGTCACGAGTGCGAGGAGGCTCGCCATCGCCGCGTTGCCCACCGCCGCGTCATTCGTGACGCGTCCCAGCGCGCCCGCCGCGAGGGCCCGAATCACAGGCGAGGAGTCACGCGCGGCCTGTGCGAACGCGGGCACCAGGCGCGGCGCCATCGCCAGCGCGAGCCCAGCGAGCGCGGCGGCCCGCGGCGCGTGCATCGTGTCGCGCGCCAAGCCCTCGAGCACGGCGTCGATCTCCTGCCGCGCGCCGGGGGCCTGCGTCCGCGCGAGCGTTTCGGTCAGCGCCTCGGTGAGTGTCGCTGCCACCGTCGCGCGAACCGTCGCGTCTGGATCCCGATGTAGCGGGAGGATCGCGCGCACCAGCGCGCGCCGAGCGGCGGTGTCCACCGCATTGCTCGCGAGCACCCCTAGCGCACGCACCGCCTGGATGCGCACGGCAGCATGCGACGAATCAGCGAGCATCGCGCCAAGTGCGCCTCCGGTCGCGGCCTTGACGCGGACGCCCGGTTGGGCAAGCGCCTGCGCGGCCGCGACGCGTACGGCATCGACGGTATCAGACAGCGCGGCGATCAGCGCCGTAGTTGGCGCCGTGAGCCGTGGGTTCAAGGACAGCACGGCCCCGAGGGCCCGCGCCGCCTGCTCGCGCTCGCGGGCGGGCGCGTCCCGAAGCTGGCCCGCCCATTCGGCGCTGGAGCGTCCGCCGTACCCGGGATCGGCTTGACACCCCTGCAGCACCGTCAGCACGAGCCCGAGCACCGGTGCCTGACCCCGCCGCCGCCACGAGACACGGGTCCCACCCGGTACGGCGGGCCGCGCGGATTTCACGGCGTCCTCCCGCCACCATTCACCTCGCCACCGCCCGCGGCAGGGCGGGATGCAGGTGCGTCTCCGCTCTCGGCACCGAGAGTGTACGCCGTGTGTTTCGGCTGCTTGACGCCGGCCGTCTGCAAGCGCGCGCGAAGCGCTTCGGGCGAGACCACGGCGAGATCATAGGTCACCTCCGCCACCGCCTGGGCTGCGGAGACGTGAATGGCGAGCACGCCCGCCATGCCATCCAGCGAGGCGCGAATCGCCGCCTCGGCGCCCTCGCCGGCAAGCCCGCGCAGCGGAAAATGCAGTTGCGCGGGATACTGCCGCGCGTCGTCGTGCTTATGCATGGGTGATCCACTCGAAGGCGTCGGGCGCCTCGACTTGCAGGGTGGTGTGGTGCACGTTGCACCGACGCACGCGCGCTTCGACGGCGCGAAGGAGTGCCGATGGATCGGCGCCGGCGGCGCACACGACATGCGCGCTCATGGCGTTGCTGCCGCTGGTGAGTGACCAGACGTGCAGGTCGTGCACGCCTTGCACGCCGGGCGTCTCGAGCACCGCCTGGCGCAAGGCGCCGACGTCGACATCCGTGGGCGTGCCCTCGAGCAGCACACCCACCGCTTCGCGCAGCAGCCGCCACGTGCGCGGCAGGATGAGCAAGCCAATCCCGGCCGAGACCAACGGATCGGCGTAGTACCACCCGGTCGTCATCATTATGAGGCCCGCGGCGATCACGCCGAGCGACGTCAGCATGTCGGAGAGCACCTCGAAGTACGCCCCTTTCATGTTGAGACTCTCGGACGCCGCAGGCCGAAGGAGCAGCATGCCGACCAAATTCACGACGAGGCCGATGCCCGCAACGACCAGCATGGTCCCGCTCTCGACCGCCGGCGGCTGGCGAAAGCGCTGGTACGCTTCGTACAGGATGTAGAGCGACACCACGATGAGCACCGACGCGTTCGCGAGCGCGGCCAGAATCTCGGCGCGGTAGTAGCCGTAGCTGCGCGACGGCGTCGGCGCGCGCTGCGCCAAGCGAATCGAATACAGCGCGAGCCCGACACCGGCGACATCGGTGAGCATGTGTCCCGCATCGGCGAGCAACGCGAGACTGCCCGTGAGGACACCGCCGATGACCTCTGCGACGAGGTAGGTGCCAGTGAGCAGGAAGACGATGCGCAGCCGGCCCGCGTTGCGGCCGGCGGGCGTTGCTGGCCCTGCTCCTGTGGCGTCCACTACCCCCGGAGGCACAGTCGTGCTCACAGGGCCTCGTCTCCGGCCGCCTCAGCGCCAGTCGCGATCTTGACGCCACGCGAGACGGGCAAGACGAAGATCTTGCCGTCGCCGCGCTGGCCGGTGCGCGCCGAGGTCCGGATCGCCTCGATCACGGCCGTGACGAGACTGTTGCGCACGACGACTTCGACGCGGGTCTTCTCGGCGGTCCCGTAGATCACCTCTGGGACCGGAGTGTCGTTCCGGCGGGCGCTGCCGAAGCCGCGCACTTCCGTGAAGGTGGCGCCCGTCACGCCCTCCACCTGATGGAGGGCGTGCACCACATCCTTCGCCATGAAGGACTGCACGTACGCGATGATCATCTGCATCAGGCACCCCCAAGCAACGGCGTGTGCGACGGATGGTGGCCGTCCGCGACGGGTGCGGACGCGCGGTCGTCCTCGGCCGCTTCCCGCGCGGCCTGCTTTCGCTCGAACAGCAGGTACAACAGCGGCAAGACGAGCAGCGTGAGCAGCGTGCTGGTCACGAGGCCACCGATGACGACCGTCGCCAAGGGCTGCTGCACCTCGGCGCCCGCGCCGGTCGAGATAGCCATCGGGATGAACCCGAGGCTCGCGACGAGCGCCGTCATCAACACGGGCCGGAGCCGCGTGACGCCGCCCTCGCGGATTGCCCGCTCGAGTGGATGGCCGTGCTGCCGGAGCTCGTTGATGTAGGAGACCATGACGACTCCGTTCAGCACGGCCACGCCGAACAACGCGATGAACCCCACGCCCGCTGAGATGCTGAACGGCATGCCGCGCAGCAGCAGGGCGATCACACCGCCCACCGTGGCCAGCGGAATGCCCGTGAACACGAGCGCGGCTTGCCGCAGCGAGTTGAAGGTCGCGAACAGCAGGAGGAAGATCAGCAGGAGCGACAGCGGCACGACCAGCATCAGGCGCTTGGACGCGCGCTCCAGGTTCTCGAACTGTCCGCCGAACTCCGGCCGGTAGCCGATGGGCAGTGTGATGGTGCCGTTCTCGAACAGCGTGCGGACCTCGGCGACGAATCCCCCGATGTCCCGGCCGCGCACATTGCCCTCGATGATCACCAGCCGCGAGCCGTTCTCGTGACTCAGCTCGGCCGGGCCGTCCACTTCGGCGACACGGGCCAGCGTGCCCAGGGGCACGCGCTGCCCGTCCGGCGCGCTCACCAGGATGGCGCTGATCGATTGCGGATCGCGCCGCACGCTTTCCGGGAACCGGACTGTGAGCGCGAACCGGCGCTGCCCTTCCAAGACGCGTGAGACCTGTGCGCCGCCGATGGCTTCGACGACCTGCATCACGTCCGACGCGTTGATGCCATAGCGGGCCAGCTGCTCTGGCAGCACCGTCACTTCGAGCTGCGGCAGGCCTTCGAGCTGCTGCGCCTTGAAGCCCGTGGCGCCCTCGATCTTGGAGACCGCGGCCACGACTTGGTTCGCGGCGTCACTCAGTTTGGCCAGGTCGTCGCCGTAGATCTTGATGGCGAGGTCGGAGCGCACGCCGGCGATGAGCTCATTGACGCGCAGCTCGATGGGCTGGCTGAAGCTGTAGACCAAGCCCGGGATCTTGTTCAGCGCGGTCGACATCGCGGTCTCGAGTTCGGCCTTCGACTCCGCGCGCGTCCATCCGTCCTGCGGCTTGAGCAGCACGAAGATGTCGCTGATGTTGACGCCCATCGGGTCGGTCGCAATCTCCGGGCGGCCCGTTTTGGCGACGACATCGGCCACCTCATCGGGGAACTCCGTGAGCAGCACCTTCTCGAGCTGCGTCGTTTGCCGCACCGACTCCTCGAGCGAGATGCTGGGCAGTCGGAGCACCTGCAGCGCGAAGGAGCCTTCGTCGAGACGCGGGATGAACTCGGAGCCGAGGAACGGGACCGCCGTCACGGCGGCCGCTACGGCGATGGCCGAGCCGATCAACACCTTGCGGGTGTTGGCGAGCGTCCACTCCAACGCGGGCACGTAGCGCGCCTTGGCCTTGCGCACGAGCCACACGTCCTTCTCTTCGATCTTCCCGCGCAGGAAGAGCGAGATGAGCACGGGCGTGAGGAGGAAGGTCAGGAGGAGCGAGCCGACCAGCGCGAAGACGACCGTGAGCGCCATCGGCTTGAACATCTTGCCTTCGACGCCTTCGAGCGTGAGGATCGGCAAGTAGACGACGATGATGATGCCGACCCCGAACAGAATCGGGCGGCCCACCTCGGCGCAGGCGTCGAGCACGGTCTGATAGAACCCTTCGCCGGGCTTGCGATGGCCCAGGCGGCGCATGCTGTTCTCGACCATCACCACCGAGCCGTCGACGACGAGCCCGAAGTCGATGGCGCCGAGGCTCATCAGGCTGCCCGCGATCCCGGCCTTCACCATGAGACTCACGGCGAACAGCATCGAGAGCGGAATCGCGAGCGCGACGATCAGC
Protein-coding sequences here:
- a CDS encoding heavy-metal-associated domain-containing protein, coding for MHKHDDARQYPAQLHFPLRGLAGEGAEAAIRASLDGMAGVLAIHVSAAQAVAEVTYDLAVVSPEALRARLQTAGVKQPKHTAYTLGAESGDAPASRPAAGGGEVNGGGRTP
- a CDS encoding cation diffusion facilitator family transporter, which produces MSTTVPPGVVDATGAGPATPAGRNAGRLRIVFLLTGTYLVAEVIGGVLTGSLALLADAGHMLTDVAGVGLALYSIRLAQRAPTPSRSYGYYRAEILAALANASVLIVVSLYILYEAYQRFRQPPAVESGTMLVVAGIGLVVNLVGMLLLRPAASESLNMKGAYFEVLSDMLTSLGVIAAGLIMMTTGWYYADPLVSAGIGLLILPRTWRLLREAVGVLLEGTPTDVDVGALRQAVLETPGVQGVHDLHVWSLTSGSNAMSAHVVCAAGADPSALLRAVEARVRRCNVHHTTLQVEAPDAFEWITHA
- a CDS encoding efflux RND transporter permease subunit — protein: MRPLIGFVLKQRLLVLAATALLIGVGVWSAMRLPIDAVPDVTNVQVQVNTNAAALSPLEVERQITLPLELAMFGLPELEEMRSISKFGLSQVTVVFREGTDLYFARQQVQERLQQAREEIPEGLGTPEMGPISTGLGEVFQYTIDAKDTTGLDPTELRTLQDWVVAPQLRGVPGVAEVNAFGGFEKQYQVLVRPEALIQYNLTLPQVFDAIAANNQNAGGGYITQGAEQLVIRGVGQVQDLDQIRNIVITSREGTPVRVTDIADVVIGSTLRQGAVTKDGRGEVVTGIVMMRMGSNARTVVDAVKERFATAARSLPAGVTMRAFYDRTELVDRTIATVEKNLVEGAVLVVVVLFVLLGNFRAALIVALAIPLSMLFAVSLMVKAGIAGSLMSLGAIDFGLVVDGSVVMVENSMRRLGHRKPGEGFYQTVLDACAEVGRPILFGVGIIIVVYLPILTLEGVEGKMFKPMALTVVFALVGSLLLTFLLTPVLISLFLRGKIEEKDVWLVRKAKARYVPALEWTLANTRKVLIGSAIAVAAAVTAVPFLGSEFIPRLDEGSFALQVLRLPSISLEESVRQTTQLEKVLLTEFPDEVADVVAKTGRPEIATDPMGVNISDIFVLLKPQDGWTRAESKAELETAMSTALNKIPGLVYSFSQPIELRVNELIAGVRSDLAIKIYGDDLAKLSDAANQVVAAVSKIEGATGFKAQQLEGLPQLEVTVLPEQLARYGINASDVMQVVEAIGGAQVSRVLEGQRRFALTVRFPESVRRDPQSISAILVSAPDGQRVPLGTLARVAEVDGPAELSHENGSRLVIIEGNVRGRDIGGFVAEVRTLFENGTITLPIGYRPEFGGQFENLERASKRLMLVVPLSLLLIFLLLFATFNSLRQAALVFTGIPLATVGGVIALLLRGMPFSISAGVGFIALFGVAVLNGVVMVSYINELRQHGHPLERAIREGGVTRLRPVLMTALVASLGFIPMAISTGAGAEVQQPLATVVIGGLVTSTLLTLLVLPLLYLLFERKQAAREAAEDDRASAPVADGHHPSHTPLLGGA
- a CDS encoding P-II family nitrogen regulator; this translates as MQMIIAYVQSFMAKDVVHALHQVEGVTGATFTEVRGFGSARRNDTPVPEVIYGTAEKTRVEVVVRNSLVTAVIEAIRTSARTGQRGDGKIFVLPVSRGVKIATGAEAAGDEAL
- a CDS encoding HEAT repeat domain-containing protein; translated protein: MLQGCQADPGYGGRSSAEWAGQLRDAPAREREQAARALGAVLSLNPRLTAPTTALIAALSDTVDAVRVAAAQALAQPGVRVKAATGGALGAMLADSSHAAVRIQAVRALGVLASNAVDTAARRALVRAILPLHRDPDATVRATVAATLTEALTETLARTQAPGARQEIDAVLEGLARDTMHAPRAAALAGLALAMAPRLVPAFAQAARDSSPVIRALAAGALGRVTNDAAVGNAAMASLLALVTDPAPAVRLAAVQALGTRTASYAPAVDAALRVASRDTNVLVQQEARHALTRFHARGGTDPVALEPTRAERCAQLPPRTRGC